A single region of the Malaclemys terrapin pileata isolate rMalTer1 chromosome 2, rMalTer1.hap1, whole genome shotgun sequence genome encodes:
- the PLEKHA8 gene encoding pleckstrin homology domain-containing family A member 8 isoform X3, whose amino-acid sequence MEGVLYKWTNYLSGWQPRWFLLCGGILSYYDSREDAWKGCKGSIQMAVCEIQVHHADSTRMDLIIPGEQYFYLKARSAAERQKWLIALGTAKACLTDSKTQREKELTENTEALKTKMSELRLYCDLLVQQVDKTKEASICGVSESENGIDMGALLKSTCNTFLKTLEECMQIANMAFSSELLHHTPSGSPHLAVLKSNKVTPPVSSSSTTTERQMELNSCENGSVKAETNHCEQTLFNTLIPSHLKSNEGDCDVSTENHVEKKLTGDEVKDDGGSKMLPIEGNNANESLQLAMDSISGPAPSHWGEGNEEDLPTFFSVMNNRFNDIELQEGDGIPTEEFLQSCYAIVPVLDKLGPTVFAPVKMDFVGNIKKINQKYITNREEFNTLQKIVLHEVSAEVARVRNSATEALLWLKRGLKFLKGFLTEVKNGEKNIQTALNNAYGKTLRQHHGWVVRGVFALALRAAPTYEDFVAALSVKKCDDQEEAFYNAMQRDLNIYLPAMENQLNILDTLYEVHGLESDEVV is encoded by the exons GCTGGCAGCCTCGATGGTTTCTTCTCTGTGGTGGTATCTTGTCATATTACGACTCTAGGGAAGATGCCTGGAAGGGTTGTAAGGGAAGCATCCAAATGGCCGTGTGTGAAATTCAAG TTCACCATGCAGATAGTACTCGGATGGATCTGATTATTCCTGGAGAACAGTACTTCTACCTGAAAGCCAGAAGTGCAGCTGAGAGGCAAAAGTGGCTGATTGCACTTGGAACTGCCAAGGCCTGTCTGACAGACAGTAAGACGCAGAGAGAAAAAG AGCTCACTGAAAACACCGAAGCCTTGAAAACCAAAATGTCAGAGCTTAGACTGTACTGTGACCTCCTTGTTCAGCAAGTGGATAAAACTAAGGAAGCTAGCATTTGTGGTGTATCAGAATCAGAG AATGGAATTGATATGGGAGCTCTGTTGAAATCAACATGTAACACTTTCCTGAAGACTCTTGAAGAATGTATGCAGATTGCAAATATGGCCTTCTCTTCTGAATTATTACATCACACCCCATCGGGATCTCCCCACTTGGCTGTTCTCAAATCAAACAAG gtAACCCCTCCCGTCTCCTCCAGTAGCACTACAACAGAAAG GCAGATGGAATTGAACAGTTGTGAAAATGGCTCCGTAAAGGCAGAAACTAATCATTGTGAGCAAACATTGTTTAACACTCTGATACCCTCACATCTGAAATCTAATGAGGGAGACTGTGACGTTTCAACTGAAAACCATGTTGAAAAGAAGTTGACAG gtGATGAAGTTAAAGACGATGGAGGAAGCAAGATGCTGCCCATAGAGGGCAACAATGCTAACGAATCGCTGCAGTTGGCAATGGATTCCATAAGTGGACCAGCTCCATCACATTGGGGAGAAGGAAATGAAGAGGATTTACCTACCTTCTTCAGTGTCATGAACAATAG GTTTAATGACATTGAACTCCAGGAGGGTGACGGCATACCCACAGAGGAATTTCTGCAATCGTGTTACGCGATAGTGCCAGTTTTGG ACAAACTTGGACCAACAGTCTTTGCTCCTGTTAAAATGGATTTTGTAGGTAATATCAAG aaaataaatcagaaataTATAACCAACAGAGAAGAGTTCAACACTCTCCAGAAGATAGTGCTCCATGAAGTGAGTGCTGAGGTAGCACGCGTTAGAAACTCTGCAACAGAGGCCCTTTTGTGGCTTAAAAG AGGCTTAAAGTTTTTGAAGGGATTTTTGACAGAAGTTAAGAATGGAGAAAAGAATATTCAAACAGCTCTGA acAACGCTTACGGCAAGACATTACGGCAGCATCATGGCTGGGTTGTGCGAGGGGTTTTTGCG TTAGCTTTAAGGGCAGCACCAACATATGAAGACTTTGTGGCAGCACTGTCTGTGAAGAAGTGTGATGATCAGGAAGAAGCTTTTTATAATGCAATGCAGAGAGACCTCAACATTTACTTGCCAGCCATGGAAAACCAGCTGAATATCTTGGACACTCTCTATGAAGTACATGGTTTGGAGTCGGATGAGGTGGTATAA
- the PLEKHA8 gene encoding pleckstrin homology domain-containing family A member 8 isoform X1: MEGVLYKWTNYLSGWQPRWFLLCGGILSYYDSREDAWKGCKGSIQMAVCEIQVHHADSTRMDLIIPGEQYFYLKARSAAERQKWLIALGTAKACLTDSKTQREKELTENTEALKTKMSELRLYCDLLVQQVDKTKEASICGVSESENGIDMGALLKSTCNTFLKTLEECMQIANMAFSSELLHHTPSGSPHLAVLKSNKVTPPVSSSSTTTERQMELNSCENGSVKAETNHCEQTLFNTLIPSHLKSNEGDCDVSTENHVEKKLTGDEVKDDGGSKMLPIEGNNANESLQLAMDSISGPAPSHWGEGNEEDLPTFFSVMNNRFNDIELQEGDGIPTEEFLQSCYAIVPVLDKLGPTVFAPVKMDFVGNIKCSEHELPSLKVEVFIFPGGMDRTLFMARHSTPDLKCQGAVEQSKALPPQIWSLLLHVCCKELIWEPAFLLCVRGLKINQKYITNREEFNTLQKIVLHEVSAEVARVRNSATEALLWLKRGLKFLKGFLTEVKNGEKNIQTALNNAYGKTLRQHHGWVVRGVFALALRAAPTYEDFVAALSVKKCDDQEEAFYNAMQRDLNIYLPAMENQLNILDTLYEVHGLESDEVV, translated from the exons GCTGGCAGCCTCGATGGTTTCTTCTCTGTGGTGGTATCTTGTCATATTACGACTCTAGGGAAGATGCCTGGAAGGGTTGTAAGGGAAGCATCCAAATGGCCGTGTGTGAAATTCAAG TTCACCATGCAGATAGTACTCGGATGGATCTGATTATTCCTGGAGAACAGTACTTCTACCTGAAAGCCAGAAGTGCAGCTGAGAGGCAAAAGTGGCTGATTGCACTTGGAACTGCCAAGGCCTGTCTGACAGACAGTAAGACGCAGAGAGAAAAAG AGCTCACTGAAAACACCGAAGCCTTGAAAACCAAAATGTCAGAGCTTAGACTGTACTGTGACCTCCTTGTTCAGCAAGTGGATAAAACTAAGGAAGCTAGCATTTGTGGTGTATCAGAATCAGAG AATGGAATTGATATGGGAGCTCTGTTGAAATCAACATGTAACACTTTCCTGAAGACTCTTGAAGAATGTATGCAGATTGCAAATATGGCCTTCTCTTCTGAATTATTACATCACACCCCATCGGGATCTCCCCACTTGGCTGTTCTCAAATCAAACAAG gtAACCCCTCCCGTCTCCTCCAGTAGCACTACAACAGAAAG GCAGATGGAATTGAACAGTTGTGAAAATGGCTCCGTAAAGGCAGAAACTAATCATTGTGAGCAAACATTGTTTAACACTCTGATACCCTCACATCTGAAATCTAATGAGGGAGACTGTGACGTTTCAACTGAAAACCATGTTGAAAAGAAGTTGACAG gtGATGAAGTTAAAGACGATGGAGGAAGCAAGATGCTGCCCATAGAGGGCAACAATGCTAACGAATCGCTGCAGTTGGCAATGGATTCCATAAGTGGACCAGCTCCATCACATTGGGGAGAAGGAAATGAAGAGGATTTACCTACCTTCTTCAGTGTCATGAACAATAG GTTTAATGACATTGAACTCCAGGAGGGTGACGGCATACCCACAGAGGAATTTCTGCAATCGTGTTACGCGATAGTGCCAGTTTTGG ACAAACTTGGACCAACAGTCTTTGCTCCTGTTAAAATGGATTTTGTAGGTAATATCAAG TGCTCAGAGCATGAACTTCCCTCTCTGAAAGTTGAGGTATTCATTTTTCCTGGGGGAATGGACAGGACTCTCTTCATGGCCCGTCACTCCACTCCAGATTTAAAATGTCAGGGGGCTGTTGAACAAAGCAAGGCACTCCCCCCTCAGATTTGGAGTCTACTACTCCATGTATGCTGCAAGGAATTAATCTGGGAACCGGCATTCCTTTTGTGTGTGAGAGGCCTG aaaataaatcagaaataTATAACCAACAGAGAAGAGTTCAACACTCTCCAGAAGATAGTGCTCCATGAAGTGAGTGCTGAGGTAGCACGCGTTAGAAACTCTGCAACAGAGGCCCTTTTGTGGCTTAAAAG AGGCTTAAAGTTTTTGAAGGGATTTTTGACAGAAGTTAAGAATGGAGAAAAGAATATTCAAACAGCTCTGA acAACGCTTACGGCAAGACATTACGGCAGCATCATGGCTGGGTTGTGCGAGGGGTTTTTGCG TTAGCTTTAAGGGCAGCACCAACATATGAAGACTTTGTGGCAGCACTGTCTGTGAAGAAGTGTGATGATCAGGAAGAAGCTTTTTATAATGCAATGCAGAGAGACCTCAACATTTACTTGCCAGCCATGGAAAACCAGCTGAATATCTTGGACACTCTCTATGAAGTACATGGTTTGGAGTCGGATGAGGTGGTATAA
- the PLEKHA8 gene encoding pleckstrin homology domain-containing family A member 8 isoform X2: MAVCEIQVHHADSTRMDLIIPGEQYFYLKARSAAERQKWLIALGTAKACLTDSKTQREKELTENTEALKTKMSELRLYCDLLVQQVDKTKEASICGVSESENGIDMGALLKSTCNTFLKTLEECMQIANMAFSSELLHHTPSGSPHLAVLKSNKVTPPVSSSSTTTERQMELNSCENGSVKAETNHCEQTLFNTLIPSHLKSNEGDCDVSTENHVEKKLTGDEVKDDGGSKMLPIEGNNANESLQLAMDSISGPAPSHWGEGNEEDLPTFFSVMNNRFNDIELQEGDGIPTEEFLQSCYAIVPVLDKLGPTVFAPVKMDFVGNIKCSEHELPSLKVEVFIFPGGMDRTLFMARHSTPDLKCQGAVEQSKALPPQIWSLLLHVCCKELIWEPAFLLCVRGLKINQKYITNREEFNTLQKIVLHEVSAEVARVRNSATEALLWLKRGLKFLKGFLTEVKNGEKNIQTALNNAYGKTLRQHHGWVVRGVFALALRAAPTYEDFVAALSVKKCDDQEEAFYNAMQRDLNIYLPAMENQLNILDTLYEVHGLESDEVV, from the exons ATGGCCGTGTGTGAAATTCAAG TTCACCATGCAGATAGTACTCGGATGGATCTGATTATTCCTGGAGAACAGTACTTCTACCTGAAAGCCAGAAGTGCAGCTGAGAGGCAAAAGTGGCTGATTGCACTTGGAACTGCCAAGGCCTGTCTGACAGACAGTAAGACGCAGAGAGAAAAAG AGCTCACTGAAAACACCGAAGCCTTGAAAACCAAAATGTCAGAGCTTAGACTGTACTGTGACCTCCTTGTTCAGCAAGTGGATAAAACTAAGGAAGCTAGCATTTGTGGTGTATCAGAATCAGAG AATGGAATTGATATGGGAGCTCTGTTGAAATCAACATGTAACACTTTCCTGAAGACTCTTGAAGAATGTATGCAGATTGCAAATATGGCCTTCTCTTCTGAATTATTACATCACACCCCATCGGGATCTCCCCACTTGGCTGTTCTCAAATCAAACAAG gtAACCCCTCCCGTCTCCTCCAGTAGCACTACAACAGAAAG GCAGATGGAATTGAACAGTTGTGAAAATGGCTCCGTAAAGGCAGAAACTAATCATTGTGAGCAAACATTGTTTAACACTCTGATACCCTCACATCTGAAATCTAATGAGGGAGACTGTGACGTTTCAACTGAAAACCATGTTGAAAAGAAGTTGACAG gtGATGAAGTTAAAGACGATGGAGGAAGCAAGATGCTGCCCATAGAGGGCAACAATGCTAACGAATCGCTGCAGTTGGCAATGGATTCCATAAGTGGACCAGCTCCATCACATTGGGGAGAAGGAAATGAAGAGGATTTACCTACCTTCTTCAGTGTCATGAACAATAG GTTTAATGACATTGAACTCCAGGAGGGTGACGGCATACCCACAGAGGAATTTCTGCAATCGTGTTACGCGATAGTGCCAGTTTTGG ACAAACTTGGACCAACAGTCTTTGCTCCTGTTAAAATGGATTTTGTAGGTAATATCAAG TGCTCAGAGCATGAACTTCCCTCTCTGAAAGTTGAGGTATTCATTTTTCCTGGGGGAATGGACAGGACTCTCTTCATGGCCCGTCACTCCACTCCAGATTTAAAATGTCAGGGGGCTGTTGAACAAAGCAAGGCACTCCCCCCTCAGATTTGGAGTCTACTACTCCATGTATGCTGCAAGGAATTAATCTGGGAACCGGCATTCCTTTTGTGTGTGAGAGGCCTG aaaataaatcagaaataTATAACCAACAGAGAAGAGTTCAACACTCTCCAGAAGATAGTGCTCCATGAAGTGAGTGCTGAGGTAGCACGCGTTAGAAACTCTGCAACAGAGGCCCTTTTGTGGCTTAAAAG AGGCTTAAAGTTTTTGAAGGGATTTTTGACAGAAGTTAAGAATGGAGAAAAGAATATTCAAACAGCTCTGA acAACGCTTACGGCAAGACATTACGGCAGCATCATGGCTGGGTTGTGCGAGGGGTTTTTGCG TTAGCTTTAAGGGCAGCACCAACATATGAAGACTTTGTGGCAGCACTGTCTGTGAAGAAGTGTGATGATCAGGAAGAAGCTTTTTATAATGCAATGCAGAGAGACCTCAACATTTACTTGCCAGCCATGGAAAACCAGCTGAATATCTTGGACACTCTCTATGAAGTACATGGTTTGGAGTCGGATGAGGTGGTATAA